Proteins from one Nitrospira sp. genomic window:
- a CDS encoding threonine-phosphate decarboxylase: MTRMIHGGDVYGAARELKRTPDHLLDFSASINPLGPAPAVLRMLKGAATLLRHYPDPLCWDLRQALAAYWRRHPDAFLIGNGSTEVIHLLPAALHIRHLLVVGPTFSEYAAAMARAGGLISRVTASSADLYQPKFEHVLDALRQTGRAGTRSRPLDAVLLCNPNSPTGVAWEANTVRRLAREAARLGLWCVVDETFADYCESVSILGKALPPRTIVLRSFTKFYALPGLRVGYAVTSRAVTKQLSAQQPPWSVNMLAQRAASVALQDERHRRRSLQFMDRERARLQRGLERVSGIRVFPTKANFILLELPVGHKATRVVSVLRRQGLLLRDCSKVPGLNGRSLRVAVRTRSENDRLLKALASVVRVAE; this comes from the coding sequence ATGACGCGAATGATCCACGGCGGGGATGTGTACGGTGCAGCTCGTGAATTAAAGCGCACGCCCGATCACCTCCTCGACTTTAGCGCCAGCATCAACCCGTTAGGCCCCGCACCGGCTGTGCTCCGAATGCTCAAGGGTGCCGCAACCCTGCTGCGCCATTATCCCGATCCTCTATGTTGGGACCTTCGGCAGGCACTTGCGGCGTATTGGCGCCGCCATCCCGATGCGTTTCTCATTGGAAACGGCTCCACAGAAGTGATCCATCTTCTTCCTGCGGCGCTCCACATCCGGCATTTGCTGGTGGTGGGGCCGACTTTTTCGGAATACGCAGCGGCGATGGCACGAGCCGGAGGGCTGATCAGCAGGGTGACGGCTTCGTCAGCGGATCTCTATCAACCCAAGTTTGAACATGTCTTGGATGCGTTGCGACAGACCGGGCGAGCGGGCACGCGATCGCGTCCCCTCGATGCCGTCCTGCTCTGCAATCCCAATAGTCCGACCGGTGTCGCATGGGAGGCGAACACGGTACGGAGGTTGGCTCGCGAGGCGGCGCGTCTCGGTCTCTGGTGTGTGGTCGATGAAACGTTTGCCGACTATTGCGAATCGGTGTCAATTCTGGGGAAGGCTCTTCCGCCCAGGACGATCGTGTTGCGCAGCTTCACCAAATTTTACGCGCTGCCGGGTCTTCGTGTAGGCTATGCGGTCACAAGCCGTGCCGTGACGAAGCAACTCAGTGCGCAGCAACCTCCCTGGTCGGTGAACATGTTGGCGCAGCGCGCAGCCTCGGTAGCTTTGCAAGACGAGCGACATCGTCGGCGGAGCCTGCAGTTCATGGATCGAGAGCGGGCTCGGTTGCAGCGTGGGCTTGAACGGGTGTCCGGCATCCGAGTGTTTCCAACCAAGGCGAATTTCATCCTGTTGGAACTGCCGGTCGGGCACAAGGCGACGCGAGTGGTGTCGGTGCTGCGACGGCAGGGGCTACTGCTCCGTGACTGCTCGAAAGTCCCAGGATTGAACGGTCGTTCATTGCGAGTGGCGGTACGCACCAGAAGCGAGAATGATCGGCTCCTGAAGGCCTTGGCGTCTGTTGTGCGAGTGGCGGAATGA
- a CDS encoding adenosylcobinamide amidohydrolase, which produces MNGRQPNRFVSQSRVARDTLIVDLGTRMRVLSSAPRGGGFRTTRFILNHQVPSNPSSNVGGKSWEDPSRYLRRLAGSLGVEPHCVGLMTAVPMTQVVSCREERNGLWVECFATVGVTNAVRAGEPPSDGEQRSRHGKAGTINLIVVTNACLAAPALVGAVQVATESKTGVLRDHAVPSWTGAPGATGTGTDAVVAACALRGRGPWHAYAGTHTELGSMIGLVVGECVVQGLARAAQWKVRHRS; this is translated from the coding sequence ATGAACGGACGTCAGCCGAATCGCTTTGTCAGCCAATCGCGCGTTGCTCGTGACACGTTGATCGTTGATCTGGGCACTCGCATGCGTGTCTTGTCTTCCGCTCCAAGGGGGGGAGGCTTCCGAACCACCCGGTTCATTCTCAATCACCAAGTGCCGTCCAATCCATCATCGAACGTCGGAGGAAAATCCTGGGAAGATCCTTCCCGCTATCTGCGGCGTCTTGCCGGTTCGCTGGGTGTAGAGCCACATTGCGTGGGCCTGATGACCGCGGTTCCTATGACGCAGGTGGTGAGTTGCCGAGAAGAGCGGAACGGTCTCTGGGTGGAATGTTTTGCCACGGTCGGGGTCACCAATGCCGTGCGGGCCGGTGAACCGCCGAGTGATGGGGAACAGCGTTCTCGACATGGCAAGGCCGGGACGATCAATCTTATTGTGGTGACGAACGCCTGCCTTGCAGCTCCGGCATTGGTAGGCGCGGTCCAGGTCGCCACAGAGAGCAAGACCGGGGTGTTGCGTGATCATGCCGTTCCCAGCTGGACCGGTGCGCCAGGGGCAACGGGGACGGGGACGGATGCGGTGGTTGCCGCCTGCGCCTTGCGTGGGCGAGGGCCTTGGCATGCTTACGCGGGTACGCATACCGAACTCGGTTCCATGATCGGCCTGGTGGTGGGCGAGTGTGTGGTCCAGGGGCTCGCACGCGCTGCACAGTGGAAGGTGAGGCATCGCAGCTGA
- a CDS encoding cobyric acid synthase, whose protein sequence is MTHSTRATAIAVLGTGSDVGKSLVAAGLCRVLHRAGLRVAPFKAQNMSLNSFVTPEGGEIGRAQALQAEACCILPHVDMNPILLKPESDARAQVIVQGRVFSTLDAQAYFMRGRNSELFRAVQHSYERLATQYDVIVIEGAGSAAEVNLRDRDLVNWATVDLAEARVVLVGDIDRGGVFAQLIGTLDLIAPEERARVCGLVINKFRGDRALFADGVRFLQERTGIPVLGVLPFLRDLALDQEDSLDIDDRQQMVFAEDRLNIAVLLLPHMSNFTDFNMLTLEDDVALRYVATPAELTGADVVIIPGSKSTLADLAYLRGKGFDASVQRHVRNGRELVGICGGYQMLGQRIADPDGVETGGESSGLGMLQTSTVMMPDKITEQVEAFALHIGDEGPVPVHGYVIHMGRTDSGPHRPCFYLHTSEEPSVGERRAETSDDRRSDGAMRDDGLVWGTYIHGLFDQPRFRRAWLNRLRRRKGLQPIDLAQSQFVNDTRRHSLDRWADHLEQHLDLTPLLSFLRTGSSR, encoded by the coding sequence ATGACGCATTCTACACGTGCCACAGCGATAGCCGTGCTCGGGACCGGGTCCGACGTGGGAAAAAGCCTGGTCGCAGCCGGTCTCTGTCGAGTCCTGCATCGTGCCGGACTTCGAGTGGCGCCGTTCAAGGCGCAGAACATGTCGCTGAACTCATTCGTCACGCCCGAAGGTGGAGAGATCGGGCGTGCTCAAGCCCTGCAAGCCGAGGCCTGCTGTATCCTCCCCCACGTCGACATGAATCCCATTTTGCTCAAGCCGGAATCCGACGCCCGGGCGCAGGTGATTGTGCAGGGACGAGTCTTTTCCACCTTGGATGCGCAGGCCTATTTTATGCGCGGCCGGAATTCCGAATTGTTTCGAGCGGTGCAGCACAGCTATGAGCGGCTCGCCACGCAGTATGACGTGATTGTGATTGAGGGAGCCGGAAGTGCCGCCGAAGTGAATCTGCGCGACCGTGACTTGGTCAACTGGGCAACGGTGGATTTGGCGGAGGCCCGAGTGGTTCTGGTCGGCGATATCGATCGCGGCGGCGTGTTTGCTCAATTGATCGGTACGCTTGACCTCATTGCGCCTGAGGAACGTGCCCGGGTCTGCGGCCTCGTGATCAACAAGTTCCGAGGCGACCGTGCGCTTTTTGCAGATGGGGTTCGTTTTCTCCAAGAGCGGACGGGGATTCCGGTGCTAGGCGTGCTGCCTTTTCTCCGAGATCTCGCGCTGGATCAAGAAGATAGTCTGGATATCGATGACCGGCAGCAGATGGTGTTTGCGGAGGATCGTCTGAATATTGCGGTCCTGCTGTTGCCCCACATGAGTAACTTCACAGATTTCAACATGCTGACCCTAGAGGACGACGTGGCCTTGCGGTATGTCGCGACGCCGGCAGAGCTAACCGGAGCTGATGTGGTGATCATCCCTGGTTCGAAGAGTACGCTGGCCGACCTGGCCTATCTGCGCGGGAAGGGATTCGACGCGTCCGTGCAGCGGCATGTTCGCAATGGAAGAGAGCTGGTCGGAATCTGTGGCGGCTATCAAATGTTGGGGCAGCGGATTGCCGACCCTGACGGTGTCGAGACCGGCGGCGAGTCCAGTGGTTTGGGGATGTTGCAGACGAGCACCGTTATGATGCCTGACAAGATTACCGAGCAGGTTGAGGCCTTCGCGCTACACATCGGTGACGAGGGACCGGTCCCGGTTCATGGCTATGTGATTCATATGGGGCGAACAGATTCCGGCCCCCATCGGCCCTGTTTCTACCTTCACACCAGTGAAGAGCCATCCGTGGGCGAGCGTCGGGCCGAAACATCGGACGATCGCCGTTCCGACGGGGCGATGCGGGACGACGGCCTGGTCTGGGGCACATACATCCATGGACTGTTCGATCAACCGCGGTTTCGGCGGGCCTGGTTGAATCGGCTGCGTCGCCGCAAAGGACTTCAGCCGATCGATCTTGCTCAGTCGCAGTTCGTGAACGACACCAGGCGCCATTCGCTGGATCGCTGGGCCGATCATCTTGAGCAGCACCTCGATCTCACCCCTCTCTTGTCTTTCCTCCGTACAGGGTCGAGTCGGTAA
- a CDS encoding DUF3365 domain-containing protein, protein MANHFISRILVAALTVASLGAAVPASANTEVETAELLIKLVQVGRGVLSDNQALINDAGKGDKGFTGDFVANQVIERFRKATKIDLSRPATVPQGQLFQAMVESEKEVIDEAQPVINKQGVGFKGMIPAVFARKSGERFYRKTGIRVKLTSTDFRYPGNRPDEFESEVLRLFADTRHPKGQPYSRATMLDGRPVLRMMDPEYAATTCLSCHGNPKGDRDVTGAKKEGWHEGDLAGAISIVIPMK, encoded by the coding sequence ATGGCGAACCATTTCATCAGCAGAATCCTGGTGGCGGCACTGACGGTGGCCAGTCTTGGCGCGGCCGTGCCGGCATCGGCCAACACCGAAGTAGAAACGGCCGAACTGCTCATCAAATTGGTCCAAGTCGGCCGCGGTGTGCTTTCGGACAATCAGGCGCTCATCAATGACGCCGGCAAAGGTGACAAGGGATTCACCGGCGACTTTGTCGCCAATCAAGTGATTGAACGGTTCCGCAAGGCGACGAAGATTGATTTGAGTCGACCTGCCACCGTACCGCAAGGGCAGTTGTTCCAGGCCATGGTGGAATCCGAAAAGGAAGTCATCGATGAGGCGCAGCCTGTGATCAACAAACAGGGGGTTGGCTTTAAGGGCATGATTCCCGCCGTCTTTGCCAGGAAATCCGGCGAGCGCTTTTATCGCAAGACCGGGATCCGCGTCAAATTGACCAGCACAGACTTTCGCTATCCCGGAAACCGTCCCGATGAATTTGAATCCGAAGTGTTGAGACTCTTCGCCGACACGCGTCACCCCAAGGGGCAACCCTACAGCAGGGCCACCATGCTTGATGGTCGGCCGGTGTTGCGCATGATGGATCCGGAGTATGCCGCGACCACGTGCCTCAGCTGTCACGGCAATCCTAAAGGGGACCGCGATGTGACGGGCGCCAAGAAAGAAGGGTGGCATGAAGGGGATCTCGCCGGCGCCATCAGTATTGTCATCCCAATGAAATAG
- a CDS encoding response regulator, whose amino-acid sequence MSKIVVVDDSYAELQLIEGYLKSANHTVVSYPNADKLEDKLAVDKPDVIVLDVVMPGRNGFQACRDLKSDDRFKEIPIVLCTSKGQESDKFWGQQQGATGYVVKPFKAEDLIAAVKRALN is encoded by the coding sequence ATGAGTAAGATCGTGGTCGTCGATGATTCATACGCCGAATTGCAGTTGATCGAAGGGTATCTCAAGTCCGCCAACCACACGGTGGTGTCCTATCCCAACGCGGATAAATTGGAGGACAAGCTGGCCGTGGATAAGCCGGATGTGATCGTGTTGGACGTGGTCATGCCAGGACGCAATGGGTTTCAAGCCTGCCGTGACCTCAAGAGCGACGACCGTTTCAAGGAGATTCCGATTGTGCTCTGCACATCCAAGGGGCAGGAAAGCGATAAGTTTTGGGGACAACAGCAGGGTGCGACAGGCTATGTGGTGAAACCATTCAAGGCCGAGGACTTAATTGCAGCGGTGAAACGGGCATTGAACTAA
- a CDS encoding purine-binding chemotaxis protein CheW, protein MRDVPIIPSTLAAASPASDTSGGSRPSASSPHGSLRMCLLTLGGELFAIDLRHVSEVFEVESVTAVPGMPGYLTGVTNLRGTVITLVDLRGSLGLPAGRAVLPIAVVVRHGARQVGVLVDHVPEIHTVAREQLLPAMQAGPAGARPCVSAVLRVDQRLGGVLEVPQVFAQVDGASAVMPGL, encoded by the coding sequence ATGCGCGACGTGCCAATCATTCCATCCACTCTCGCTGCGGCATCTCCGGCTTCAGATACCTCCGGTGGATCCAGGCCATCCGCCTCCTCGCCCCACGGTTCGTTGCGGATGTGTCTGTTGACCCTGGGCGGAGAGCTGTTCGCGATCGATCTGCGCCATGTCAGTGAAGTGTTCGAAGTAGAATCCGTCACCGCCGTGCCCGGTATGCCCGGGTACCTGACGGGTGTCACCAATTTACGGGGAACCGTCATTACATTGGTAGATCTCCGGGGAAGTCTCGGCCTCCCGGCTGGACGCGCGGTGCTGCCGATTGCGGTGGTGGTTCGTCATGGCGCTCGGCAGGTCGGGGTGCTTGTCGACCATGTTCCGGAAATTCATACCGTGGCGCGTGAGCAACTGTTGCCCGCCATGCAGGCCGGTCCTGCCGGGGCGCGCCCGTGCGTGTCGGCGGTGCTTCGCGTCGACCAGCGTCTCGGGGGCGTGTTGGAGGTTCCACAGGTATTTGCCCAGGTGGACGGAGCAAGCGCCGTAATGCCGGGGCTCTAA
- a CDS encoding MCP four helix bundle domain-containing protein, translating to MIGQGVTNRFQDMKTRSKLFLGFGLVSLIIMIMASVGVFTLRQLSTHSQTVYGDYTVPLADFAQMGTALTKHHQILLDVASATKQADFTQDVARLPALKAEIEKAVNHYKTTTLRVSRAGRDEQADLTLFEPALRKYFQDADGALSAMADSFDRNTLSASQAEQMRALGILALTVNLTPSFDNVVKRHNEQVLTIEAIAKDLNEDAQALATHGTFILVAGGLGAVALGLFVGYLLATFLARNITHIANVATQAAGGNLQARAKIESHDELGQMATAFNSMLDRITALVSTEEERDLMQKRLMQFLVLVSEVGKGDLTRRGEVTADMFGNLADGFNLMIARFGQLLKQVREAADRVNKSAGTLRDSAGQMSGTARVQAEESVRTLGAVEQLAAGMRQVASTAGASSDSAKQVLSATERGNVAVQETVRDMQSIRSAVQRMSKQVKGLGDRSLEISQIVSTIRDIANQTNLLALNAAIEAAGAGEAGARFAVVADQVRKLAESSTQATREIADLVKVIQTETQDAVVAMEHETQAVEAGSASALRTGDVFAEISDIAKRSSELAQNIASAASDQTSSTEKVGRAIKEFTGGAVATQKQTDSTRLTIEDMAKLAEGLNSSVAQFKLV from the coding sequence ATGATCGGCCAAGGCGTCACGAATCGATTCCAGGACATGAAGACACGGTCGAAGCTGTTCCTCGGCTTCGGTCTCGTGAGTCTCATCATCATGATCATGGCCAGCGTCGGTGTGTTCACGCTCCGCCAACTCAGCACACACTCCCAAACGGTCTACGGAGACTATACGGTTCCCTTGGCCGACTTTGCACAGATGGGTACGGCGCTCACCAAGCACCATCAGATTCTGTTGGACGTGGCGTCGGCGACGAAGCAAGCGGACTTCACGCAGGACGTGGCCAGACTTCCCGCACTGAAGGCGGAGATCGAGAAGGCGGTCAACCACTACAAGACCACCACCCTTCGAGTGTCGCGGGCCGGACGGGATGAGCAGGCGGACCTGACATTGTTCGAGCCGGCCTTAAGAAAGTACTTCCAAGATGCCGATGGCGCGCTCAGCGCCATGGCCGACAGTTTCGATCGCAACACCCTGTCCGCGTCCCAAGCCGAGCAGATGCGAGCCCTCGGTATCCTGGCGCTGACCGTGAATCTGACGCCCTCGTTCGACAACGTCGTCAAACGTCACAATGAACAGGTGTTGACCATCGAAGCCATTGCCAAAGACTTGAACGAAGATGCCCAGGCCCTTGCAACCCACGGGACGTTCATTCTGGTGGCCGGTGGTTTGGGCGCGGTGGCGCTCGGGTTGTTTGTCGGATATCTCCTGGCGACATTCTTGGCTCGCAACATCACGCACATTGCCAACGTGGCCACGCAGGCCGCCGGCGGCAATTTGCAGGCGCGCGCGAAAATCGAGTCGCATGATGAGTTGGGACAGATGGCTACCGCCTTCAACTCCATGTTGGACCGAATTACCGCCCTGGTGTCGACCGAAGAAGAACGCGATCTCATGCAGAAACGCCTGATGCAATTCCTCGTGCTCGTCTCCGAAGTCGGTAAGGGAGACTTGACCCGTCGAGGCGAAGTGACGGCCGACATGTTCGGAAACCTGGCCGACGGCTTCAATCTCATGATCGCGCGATTCGGCCAGTTGCTGAAACAGGTGCGTGAAGCCGCCGACCGTGTGAACAAGTCGGCCGGTACGCTCCGTGATTCGGCCGGACAGATGTCTGGAACGGCCCGCGTGCAAGCGGAAGAGTCGGTACGGACGCTGGGTGCCGTCGAACAGCTCGCTGCTGGTATGCGTCAGGTCGCCAGCACCGCGGGGGCGTCATCAGATTCCGCGAAGCAAGTGTTGTCAGCGACGGAACGCGGAAACGTGGCGGTGCAGGAAACGGTGCGCGACATGCAAAGTATTCGTTCGGCGGTGCAACGCATGTCCAAGCAGGTGAAAGGCCTGGGTGACCGTTCGCTCGAAATTTCTCAGATCGTGTCGACCATTCGTGATATCGCCAACCAGACGAACCTGCTCGCGCTCAACGCCGCCATCGAGGCGGCGGGCGCCGGTGAGGCCGGTGCGCGATTCGCCGTCGTCGCCGACCAGGTCAGAAAGCTGGCGGAAAGCTCCACGCAGGCTACGCGTGAAATTGCGGACCTCGTCAAGGTCATTCAAACGGAAACGCAGGATGCGGTGGTCGCGATGGAACATGAAACACAGGCCGTGGAAGCCGGATCTGCCTCGGCTCTCCGGACCGGTGACGTGTTCGCCGAAATTTCAGACATTGCGAAACGGTCGTCCGAGCTGGCTCAGAATATCGCCAGCGCCGCGTCAGACCAGACCTCGTCGACGGAAAAGGTCGGTCGTGCGATTAAGGAATTCACCGGCGGTGCCGTCGCGACGCAGAAACAGACGGACTCCACCCGGTTGACGATTGAAGACATGGCCAAGCTGGCCGAAGGCCTCAACTCGTCGGTCGCGCAGTTCAAATTGGTCTAA
- a CDS encoding Hpt domain-containing protein, producing the protein MSADFDRDQLLDIFVAEAGDDMAQFWKALHPDDQGAPDAADVAHLHTVGHKLKGAALLYGFPGLGRLGALLEETLERVGEIAPAAWPLALQVMRDIVVSFRAQVAQIGRGGGEDAAVVEGFVRRCAEFLPPAAQDAATVPPAVDLADDYLIPAIDDEVLSYFSPEADEYLTAIQTLLQRVERDQADAEAIHQLYRVAHTLKGSAYTVGCQVVGDVAYPIESCMTAIREGTACLAPDWIATIRHAVDVMRSLLARDVRQLPKLRQDVPCILMMLHELQQAEHRPTPVEEPAAIQERADPPVALSQEARARPHVDEPSEARHEELSDAYLVPPLDAEVISYFAPEAQEYLDSLETDLLRVDKDAANPDIIHQLFRTAHTLKGSAYTVGFQSIGDLTHHIEDFMGAVREGHLHVRSGHTDVLLRAVDVIRGLMRRDPSVVSRTRERFATSLHELRLLVDGSPIVSSLQEPAAAAALSPVDTPEEDGTATVQIGEGKSGDEREVIRVSRDRLERLLNLVGELVIDRGRLEQRLRTLNHLALQVLSNKNRLTDAVRTFEDKHTFSFQPSPAPAERPMPPDAPGISDFGSLEFDRYDDFNILARRISEVTADISESMAQLSGSIHRAQDDMGSLQQLTLSMRDEIARARMVPIGTPFTRFRRAAREMARATGKDVNLVTSGEQTEIDTGVVERLVDPLVHLVRNAVYHGIEPAAARIAQGKPAVGTIYLHAAHRGNSVLIEVEDDGAGLDLAKIKAKAVALGLVRQDVADTLPDSEVIKFIFLPGFTTADAVGGQAGRGVGMDVVKRVIETMNGHIEVESVYGQGTKFTMHLPLTLLIATALLVRVGSERYAIPLPSVREVTMPAASTVQQMGDRSVLQIGDEAIEVYPLASLIRREAGTIDGVSPVVIVRTSTGVLGCAVDELLGRQEIVIKSLGGLKPYERSVFGGATIDPEGRVVLVLDVSRLTTREYHDVLSHTQVQRLSASVESPVELDTPQTSATPLPLLLIDDSLSIRKFVGRMLESAGYTVDTATDGEEGCRKAMMQPYQLIITDLEMPKLNGYEVIQALRARPQTHSTPILVMTTRAGEKHRQMAVSVGASGYIAKPVEERALVQEVRKWTERGAGIEK; encoded by the coding sequence ATGAGCGCTGATTTTGATCGCGACCAGCTGCTGGATATCTTCGTTGCCGAAGCCGGCGACGATATGGCGCAATTCTGGAAAGCGCTTCACCCGGACGATCAGGGGGCGCCGGACGCTGCCGACGTCGCCCATTTGCATACGGTCGGGCACAAATTGAAGGGCGCGGCGCTGCTGTATGGATTCCCCGGCCTTGGCCGTCTCGGCGCGCTGCTGGAGGAGACCCTGGAACGCGTCGGAGAAATCGCTCCCGCCGCATGGCCACTTGCCCTTCAGGTGATGCGCGACATCGTTGTCTCCTTCCGGGCGCAAGTGGCCCAGATCGGTCGAGGGGGAGGGGAGGACGCTGCTGTGGTCGAGGGATTTGTCCGGCGCTGTGCGGAGTTTCTTCCCCCTGCTGCACAAGATGCCGCTACTGTTCCCCCTGCGGTGGATCTTGCCGACGACTACCTCATTCCAGCCATTGACGATGAAGTTCTGTCGTACTTCTCGCCCGAGGCGGATGAATATCTGACCGCCATTCAGACGCTGCTGCAACGTGTCGAGCGAGACCAGGCGGATGCCGAGGCGATTCACCAACTGTACCGGGTCGCGCATACGCTCAAGGGGTCTGCCTATACGGTCGGATGCCAGGTCGTGGGCGATGTGGCCTATCCCATCGAGTCTTGCATGACCGCGATTCGCGAGGGAACTGCCTGTTTGGCGCCGGATTGGATCGCCACGATCCGGCATGCTGTGGATGTGATGCGATCGTTACTGGCGCGAGATGTGCGGCAGTTGCCGAAGTTGCGACAGGATGTTCCCTGCATCCTCATGATGCTTCACGAATTGCAACAGGCGGAACATCGGCCCACCCCTGTCGAGGAACCTGCCGCGATTCAGGAGCGCGCCGATCCGCCTGTGGCTCTGTCCCAGGAAGCGCGCGCGCGCCCTCACGTTGACGAACCATCAGAAGCCCGCCATGAGGAGTTGTCCGATGCGTATTTGGTCCCTCCGCTTGATGCGGAGGTGATTTCGTACTTCGCACCTGAAGCGCAGGAATATCTCGACAGTCTCGAAACCGATTTGCTGCGAGTAGACAAGGACGCCGCCAATCCCGACATCATTCATCAGCTCTTCCGCACGGCGCATACGTTGAAAGGGTCCGCCTATACCGTCGGATTCCAATCGATCGGGGACCTGACGCATCACATTGAAGATTTCATGGGAGCGGTACGCGAGGGGCACCTGCACGTTCGATCGGGCCATACTGATGTCTTGCTCCGCGCGGTTGACGTGATTCGTGGTCTCATGCGGCGTGATCCCTCGGTCGTGAGTCGAACCAGGGAACGATTTGCCACCTCGTTACATGAACTCAGACTCCTGGTCGACGGGTCTCCCATCGTGTCTTCTCTACAGGAACCAGCCGCAGCTGCAGCCTTGTCTCCGGTAGACACTCCGGAGGAGGACGGCACGGCCACGGTCCAAATTGGTGAGGGAAAATCGGGAGACGAGCGGGAAGTGATTCGTGTCAGTCGCGACCGCTTGGAACGCTTGCTGAATCTGGTCGGCGAGTTGGTGATTGATCGAGGTCGTCTCGAACAACGTCTGCGGACGCTGAATCACTTGGCCCTGCAGGTCTTGTCGAACAAGAATCGCTTGACGGACGCGGTACGCACATTTGAAGACAAACATACGTTTTCCTTTCAACCTTCGCCGGCGCCCGCAGAAAGACCGATGCCTCCGGACGCTCCAGGAATCAGCGATTTCGGCAGCCTGGAGTTCGATCGGTACGACGATTTCAATATTCTCGCCCGTCGCATCAGCGAGGTGACCGCCGATATCTCCGAATCCATGGCACAGCTCTCCGGATCGATCCACCGCGCTCAAGACGATATGGGGTCTTTGCAGCAACTGACGCTGAGCATGCGTGATGAAATCGCGCGAGCGCGCATGGTGCCGATCGGGACGCCGTTCACGCGGTTTCGCCGAGCTGCCCGGGAGATGGCCAGGGCCACGGGCAAAGACGTCAATTTGGTTACCTCCGGTGAACAGACGGAAATTGACACGGGCGTGGTGGAGCGGCTGGTCGATCCGTTGGTCCATTTGGTCAGAAATGCGGTGTATCACGGCATTGAACCAGCCGCCGCCCGTATCGCGCAGGGAAAACCGGCCGTCGGCACAATCTATCTGCACGCCGCCCACCGGGGGAATTCGGTGCTCATCGAGGTGGAAGACGATGGGGCCGGTCTCGATCTTGCCAAGATCAAAGCCAAGGCCGTGGCGCTGGGCCTGGTCAGACAGGATGTCGCCGATACGCTTCCCGACAGCGAAGTCATCAAGTTCATCTTCCTGCCGGGCTTCACAACTGCCGATGCCGTCGGTGGTCAGGCCGGGCGAGGAGTTGGAATGGATGTGGTGAAGCGCGTCATCGAGACGATGAACGGCCATATCGAAGTGGAATCGGTCTATGGGCAAGGCACGAAATTTACGATGCATCTGCCGCTGACCCTCTTAATCGCCACGGCACTGCTGGTCCGCGTCGGTAGCGAGCGATACGCCATCCCGCTCCCCAGCGTGCGAGAAGTGACGATGCCTGCCGCCTCGACGGTGCAACAGATGGGCGATCGCTCCGTATTGCAGATTGGTGACGAAGCCATCGAGGTGTATCCGCTCGCGAGTCTCATTCGACGGGAAGCCGGCACGATTGACGGGGTGTCGCCCGTGGTGATCGTGCGCACCTCCACCGGCGTACTTGGTTGCGCGGTGGATGAATTGCTGGGCCGCCAGGAAATCGTCATCAAGTCGCTGGGCGGATTGAAGCCGTATGAACGCTCGGTGTTTGGGGGCGCCACGATTGATCCGGAAGGCCGAGTGGTTCTGGTGTTGGACGTAAGCCGTCTCACCACGCGCGAATACCATGACGTGCTGTCGCATACCCAGGTGCAACGGCTGTCGGCCAGCGTGGAATCACCAGTTGAGTTGGATACACCGCAGACCTCCGCGACTCCATTGCCTCTGTTGTTGATCGACGACTCACTGAGTATCAGAAAGTTCGTCGGGCGGATGTTGGAGTCCGCAGGGTATACAGTGGACACCGCGACCGATGGCGAAGAGGGGTGCCGCAAAGCCATGATGCAGCCTTATCAGCTCATCATCACCGATCTCGAAATGCCGAAGCTCAATGGTTACGAAGTGATCCAGGCGTTGCGCGCAAGACCGCAGACCCACAGTACACCGATTTTGGTCATGACGACGCGCGCCGGGGAAAAACATCGCCAGATGGCTGTGAGTGTTGGTGCGTCGGGTTATATCGCCAAACCGGTCGAGGAACGAGCCTTGGTTCAAGAAGTGCGCAAATGGACGGAGCGTGGCGCCGGGATCGAAAAGTAG
- a CDS encoding chemotaxis protein CheW has protein sequence MLRGQLRIQGQSASTGATEGRAQHMVVFSVAGYRLAARSEEISGIMRWPGAIPVPSETPFVAALVRLEEGCLPVFDLASKFQRMMREGESLCLVVKHVDGPLAVCIDAEVPSLQMVPRSSVQYRLGDDPDIAGSCMAGGEQLPIINLATLGVSSSRCAG, from the coding sequence ATGTTACGCGGTCAGCTACGCATACAGGGGCAATCGGCTTCAACAGGCGCGACGGAGGGGCGCGCTCAGCATATGGTCGTGTTTTCGGTGGCCGGGTACCGGTTGGCGGCAAGATCTGAGGAGATCAGCGGCATCATGCGTTGGCCTGGCGCCATTCCGGTTCCCAGCGAGACGCCGTTCGTTGCCGCGCTTGTCCGGCTGGAGGAAGGTTGTCTGCCGGTCTTTGACCTCGCGAGTAAGTTCCAACGAATGATGCGAGAAGGAGAGTCCCTGTGCCTGGTCGTGAAACACGTGGATGGACCGCTGGCCGTGTGCATTGATGCCGAAGTGCCGTCCCTGCAGATGGTGCCACGCTCGTCGGTACAGTATCGCCTCGGCGACGATCCCGATATCGCCGGATCCTGTATGGCCGGCGGGGAACAGCTTCCTATCATCAACCTGGCCACCCTTGGAGTTTCATCGAGTCGTTGCGCTGGATGA